In Streptomyces sp. NBC_00704, a genomic segment contains:
- the proB gene encoding glutamate 5-kinase — protein MSEARRIVVKVGSSSLTTAAGGLDADRVDALVDVLAKSRSGGEKEVVLVSSGAIAAGLAPLGLRRRPKDLARQQAAASVGQGLLVARYTASFARYGVRVGQVLLTSDDMSRRAHHRNASRTLDELLAMGAFPVVNENDTVATDEIRFGDNDRLAALVAHLVHADLLVLLSDVEGVYDGDPSRPGTSRIAEVRTPQDLAHVEIGSAGKAGVGTGGMVTKVEAARIAAAAGIPVVLTSAVHAAEAFAGGDTGTFFHATGKRSADRLLWLQHASTPQGSLTLDDGAVRAVVERRTSLLPAGIASVEGEFSAGDPVELRDVRGRAVARGLVNFDAKEIPQLIGRSTRELARELGAEYEREVVHRDDLVILHP, from the coding sequence GTGAGCGAGGCCCGCAGGATCGTCGTCAAGGTCGGCTCCTCGTCGCTGACCACCGCCGCCGGCGGCCTGGACGCCGACCGGGTCGACGCACTCGTCGACGTCCTCGCCAAGAGCCGCAGCGGAGGGGAGAAGGAGGTCGTCCTCGTCTCGTCCGGCGCCATCGCCGCCGGACTCGCGCCGCTGGGCCTGCGCCGCCGCCCCAAGGACCTCGCCCGCCAGCAGGCCGCCGCCAGCGTCGGCCAGGGACTGCTCGTGGCCCGCTACACCGCCTCCTTCGCCCGCTACGGCGTCCGCGTCGGGCAGGTGCTGCTGACCAGCGACGACATGAGCCGGCGCGCCCACCACCGCAACGCCTCCCGCACCCTCGACGAACTGCTCGCGATGGGCGCGTTCCCGGTCGTCAACGAGAACGACACCGTCGCCACCGACGAGATCCGCTTCGGCGACAACGACCGGCTCGCCGCCCTCGTCGCCCACCTCGTCCACGCCGACCTGCTGGTCCTGCTGTCCGACGTCGAAGGCGTCTACGACGGCGACCCCAGCAGGCCGGGCACCTCGCGGATCGCCGAGGTACGGACACCGCAGGACCTGGCCCACGTGGAGATCGGCAGCGCCGGCAAGGCGGGCGTCGGGACCGGCGGCATGGTCACCAAGGTCGAGGCCGCCCGGATCGCGGCCGCCGCCGGCATCCCCGTGGTCCTCACCAGCGCCGTCCACGCGGCCGAGGCCTTCGCCGGCGGGGACACCGGCACCTTCTTCCACGCCACCGGCAAGCGCTCGGCCGACCGGCTGCTGTGGCTGCAGCACGCCTCCACCCCACAGGGGTCGCTGACGCTGGACGACGGCGCGGTGCGCGCGGTCGTCGAACGGCGCACCTCGCTGCTGCCGGCTGGGATCGCCTCCGTCGAGGGCGAGTTCAGCGCGGGCGACCCCGTCGAGCTGCGCGACGTCCGGGGGCGCGCGGTCGCCCGCGGGCTCGTCAACTTCGACGCCAAGGAGATCCCTCAGCTGATCGGGCGGTCGACCAGGGAACTGGCGCGGGAACTGGGCGCCGAGTACGAGCGCGAGGTCGTGCACCGGGACGACCTGGTGATCCTCCACCCGTAA
- a CDS encoding polysaccharide pyruvyl transferase family protein, with protein MKRILLRSGKSPFDVVPVEEALHRDVIATNAGNLIFSDAAHKILQAPDTEVVSNGMRTDVSAAARINEEYDAFVVPLANAFRPTFEPSLQRLTRLIGKLRIPVVVLGVGAQAPLGPIPERLKAMEPSVRAFCAAVLDHSASIGVRGEFTEKYLNDMGFRDVEVIGCPSMFLYGDRLPVEKKAPALTEQSRIAVNGSHTAVRGGGLHRIIGHAHARYPHLRYIGQNLTDARQLHWRDVDSPAGRMTQMPTHPDHPMYREDKVRVYVDPSTWIDDLREFDFSFGSRIHGNIAALLAGTPATVLAFDSRTLELCRYFEIPHRLLSEAPEDLDPAALYEESDFSALTGNHKGRFDRFTAFLDRNGLRNTFTHGDGGAAFDKRLRSLSFPPGVRPWNDADLASLTSRFGWLQQRIAELDSHNAQLKRDLARSRSGAKGVAGIPAPSIYRRARRVVGGPLRRALKPAK; from the coding sequence GTGAAGCGCATACTCCTCCGATCGGGGAAGAGCCCCTTCGACGTCGTTCCGGTGGAGGAAGCCCTCCACCGCGACGTGATCGCCACCAACGCGGGCAACCTGATCTTCAGCGACGCCGCCCACAAGATCCTTCAGGCGCCGGACACCGAGGTCGTCTCGAACGGCATGCGGACGGACGTGAGCGCGGCGGCCCGGATCAACGAGGAGTACGACGCGTTCGTCGTGCCCCTCGCCAACGCCTTCCGGCCGACCTTCGAGCCGTCGCTGCAGCGGCTGACCCGGCTGATCGGGAAGCTGCGGATCCCGGTCGTGGTGCTCGGGGTCGGCGCGCAGGCGCCCCTGGGGCCGATCCCGGAGCGGCTGAAGGCGATGGAACCCAGTGTGCGGGCGTTCTGCGCGGCCGTGCTGGACCACAGCGCCTCCATCGGCGTGCGGGGCGAGTTCACCGAGAAGTACCTCAACGACATGGGCTTCCGCGACGTCGAGGTCATCGGCTGCCCCTCGATGTTCCTGTACGGCGACCGCCTCCCCGTGGAGAAGAAGGCGCCGGCGCTGACGGAGCAGTCGAGGATCGCCGTCAACGGCTCGCACACCGCGGTGCGCGGCGGCGGCCTGCACCGGATCATCGGCCATGCCCACGCCCGGTATCCGCACCTGCGCTACATAGGCCAGAACCTCACCGACGCGCGGCAGTTGCACTGGCGGGACGTGGACTCGCCGGCCGGCCGGATGACGCAGATGCCGACGCATCCGGACCACCCGATGTACCGCGAGGACAAGGTCCGGGTGTACGTGGACCCGTCGACCTGGATCGACGACCTGCGGGAGTTCGACTTCTCGTTCGGCTCGCGCATCCACGGCAACATCGCGGCGCTCCTGGCCGGGACGCCCGCCACCGTCCTCGCCTTCGACTCCCGCACGCTGGAGCTGTGCCGCTACTTCGAGATACCGCACCGCCTGCTCAGCGAGGCGCCCGAGGACCTCGACCCGGCGGCGCTGTACGAGGAGTCCGACTTCAGCGCCCTCACCGGCAACCACAAGGGCCGCTTCGACCGGTTCACGGCGTTCCTCGACCGCAACGGGCTGCGGAACACCTTCACCCACGGCGACGGCGGGGCCGCCTTCGACAAGCGGCTGCGTTCGCTGTCCTTCCCGCCGGGCGTGCGCCCCTGGAACGACGCCGACCTGGCCTCGCTGACCAGCCGGTTCGGCTGGCTTCAGCAGCGCATCGCCGAACTGGACTCCCACAACGCCCAGTTGAAGCGCGACCTGGCCAGGAGCCGGTCCGGGGCGAAGGGGGTCGCGGGCATTCCCGCCCCCTCGATCTACCGGCGCGCCCGACGCGTCGTGGGCGGTCCGCTGCGCCGCGCGCTGAAGCCCGCCAAGTAG